The genomic stretch CGGTATCAGTCCGCGCGAGGCCAAGGCGATGGACCCGCAGCAACGCATCGTGCTGGAGCTGACCTGGCAGGCGCTCGAGGACGCGCGTATCGACCCGAACACGCTGCACGACAGCGATACCGGCGTCTACGTCGGTGCGATGGGCGGCGACTACGCCTACCTCATCCCCGGCCAGAAGGATCTCGACCCCGGCTACGTCGCGACGGGCGTGAGTCAGAGCGTGCTGTCCGGGCGCATCTCCTATGCCCTGGGCCTGCAGGGCCCGACGATGAGCATCGACACCGCCTGCTCGTCCTCGCTGGTCGCCATGCACCTGGCCGCACGGGCGCTGAAGGCGGGCGAATGCTCGCTGGCGCTGGCCGCGGGCGTGTCGATCATGTCCACGCTCACCGGTTTCTACGCGCTCGGCCAGCACGGCGCCATCTCCAAAGAGGGTCGTAGCAAACCGTATTCGGCCGACGCGGACGGTTTCTGCATGTCCGAGGGCGCGGCCGTGCTCGTGCTGGAACGGCTCTCCGATGCCAGGCGTCACGGACATCAGGTGTTCGCCCTGCTCCGTGGCGCGGCGGTGAACCAGGACGGCGCGACCAAGGGCCTGACGGTGCCGAGCACCGATGCGCAGCGCAAGGTCATCGAGGCGGCGCTGGCCGACGCGGGCCTCGGCTACGCCGATGTCGACGTGGTGGAGGGGCACGGCACCGGGACCCCGGTGGGTGACCCGATCGAGCTGGAGGCGCTGCTGGCCACCTATGGCAGCGACCGCCCCGACGGGCAGCCGCTGCGATTGGGCTCGGTGAAGGGCAATTTCGGCCACACCCAGGCCGCGGCGGGCCTGGCCGGCGTGATCAAGATGATCGAGGCCATGCGCCACGAGGCGGTGCCGCCCTCGCTCGGCGTCTCCGAACCGACCGGCGCGGTGGACTGGTCCACGGGCGCGGTCGAGGTGGTCACCGAGACCACGCCGTGGCCGGCCGGGCACCGGCCGCGTCGCGCGGGTGTCTCGTCCTTCGGCATCAGCGGCACGAACGCGCACGTCATCGTCGAAGAACCGCCCCGTGTCAACGCCCCTGCCGCTCCGGCCGCCCCGGCTGACGGGCCGCGGCCGGCGGTGGTGCTCTGGCCGATCTCGGCGAAGACCCCGGAGGCGCTGGCGGCGCAGGCCACCGCCCTGGCCGAGCACGCCGGCGCGCACCCGGAGTATCGCGACGCCGACATCGGTTTCGCGCTGGCCACCACGCGGGCCACGTTCGATCATCGCGCGGTGGTGCTCGGCGGCGACCGCGAGGAGTTGCTGGCCGGTCTGGCGGCCGTGGCCGCGCAGCAGCCGGTCGGCCCGATCCGCGGCCAGGCACTCGCCGAGCGCGGTGTCGTGTTCGTCTTCCCCGGCCAGGGCGGGCAGTACCAGGGCATGGCCCGGCAACTACTGGCCGAGTCGGCGGAATTCGCCGCGTCCGTCGCCGAGTGCGATGCCGCCTTTGCCGAATTCGTCGACTTCTCCGTGGCCGATGTGCTGTGCGAAGCCGACGGTGCGCCCACCCTCGACCGCATCGACGTGCTGCAACCGGCGCTGTTCACGACCATGGTGTCGTTGGCACGGCTGTGGCGTTCGCTGGGCATCGAGCCGGCGGGCGTCATCGGCCATTCGCAGGGCGAGGTGGCCGCCGCGTATGTCGCTGGAGCGCTGTCGCTGCGTGATGCCGCGCGCGTGGTGGCACTGCGCAGCCGGGCGTTGCTCGAGCTCGACGGCACCGGGGCGATGGCCTCGATCAACACCTCCGCCGGGCGGGTGCGCGAGCTGCTGGCCGACATCCCGGAATTGGAGGTGGCCGCGGTCAATTCACCGTCGACCACCGTGGTGGCCGGTACCAGGGCCGGTGTCGACCGCGTTCTCGAGGTGTGCGAGCGCGACGGGCTGCGCGCCCGGCGCATCCAGGTGGACGTGGCCTCGCACACCGGTCACATGGAGGCCATCGCGGAGCAGACCCGCGAGGCCCTGGCGCCGATCACTCCGCGGCCGAGCGAGATCCTGTTCTTCTCGACTGTCACCGGTGACGTGCTCGAAACCGAGAATCTCGGGCCCGACTACTGGTTCGCCAATCTGCGCCGGACCGTGAACTTCGACGACGGTTTCCAGGCCGCCTTCCAGTCCGGCTACAACGCCTTCCTGGAGATGAGCGCCCATCCGGTGCTCACCTCCGCCATGCACGAATCCCTCGACCAGTTCGGCTCCTTCGCCGACAGTTGCCTGATCGCCGGCTCGATCGAGCGCGAGGACGCGGGCCTGCGCCGGTTCCTCGCCTCGGTGAGCACGGCGCATGTGCACGGCGTCTCGCCGGACTGGCGGAAGATCTACGATCCGGCGTGCCACCAGGCGGTGCCGCTGCCGACCTATCCGTTCCAGCGCCAGACCTACTGGCTGGCATCGGTGCACAACGCCAACGGCGGCAAGCCCAGCGGTCTCGGGTTGACCGATCCCGGCCACCCGCTGCTCGGCGCGATGGCCGAGCTGCCCGGCGCCGACCGGTTCCAGTTCAGCACCCGGCTGTCGGTGCCCACGCACGGCTGGATCTGCGATCACGCCCTGCACGGCAACGTGCTGGTCCCGGGCGCGATGCTGCTCGAACTCGCGCTGCACGCCGGAGACAAGGTCGCCAGCCCCCGCGTGGAGAAGCTGACCATGTACACCCCCGTGACGCTGCCCGCCCAGGGCGCGGTGCAGGTGCAGTTGGTGATCGGCGAGGCGAAGGCCGGTAGACGTGCCATCGCGATCTACTCCCGCCAGGAGAACGAGGACGCCGCGGCGGGGGAGAACCTGTGGAGCCTGCACGCCGACGGCGTGCTCACCGGCCCCGCCCGCGCCGAGGACGACGATCAGCACGGCCTCGAACTGTGGCCGCCGGTCGGGGCCGAGCAGGCACTCGAACCCGAACGCGCCTACGAGACGCTGGCCGCGCTCGGCTACCACTACGGGCCGATCTTCCAGGGCATGCGGGCGGTGTGGCGGCGCGGCGAGGACATCTTCGCCGAGGTCGCGCTGCCGGACTCGGTGGCCGACGCCGACAAGTACGGCCTGCATCCGGCACTGCTCGACTCGGCCATGCAGACCGTGGCCGCGGTGGCGTCGATGATGCCCACCGAGCCGGGTGCGATCCGGCTGCCGTTCGCCTGGGAGCGGGTCGAACTGCACGCCGTCGGCGCGAAAGCGCTGCGCGCCAAACTGACTCCGGCCGGTCCGGACCGGGTGCGCTGGGTGCTCGGCGACAGCAGTGGTCGCACGGTGGCCGCGGGCACCCTGCAGGTGCGTTCGATCTCGATGGGCACACTTGCCCAGCGCGGCCTGTCGGGCAGACAGGATTCGCTGTTCGGCGTCGACTGGCTGTCGCTGCCCGCGCAACGGACCCGCTACACCGCTCGGCCGGGGGAGTGGGCCGTGATCGGCGAACTGCCGCCGGGCGTGCCGGACACCGCGGGGCTGACCGTCTACCCCGATCCGGACGCGCTCTACGCCGCCGTCGCCGACGGCACGCCCGCACCGAAAGTGGTGCTCGCACCACGGGACACGGCGGGCGCCTGGCGTGAAGCCGGCACCACCGAGTCGGTCCGCGAGGATCTGGTGCGCACGCTGACCCGGCTGCAGACCTGGCTGGCCGACGAGCGGTTCACCGAGACCACGCTGGTGCTGCTGAGCAGCGGCGTGCAGGCCGCCGACCTGGCCGAACCGGTGGCGGATCTGGCGGGCGCCGCGGTCTGGGGCCTGGTGCGCAGTGCGCAGTCCGAGCATCAGGACCGCATCGTCCAGCTCGATCACGACGACGCGGGCATCACCCTCGACCAGCTCGCCACCGCGCTCGGCCTCGAAGAACCCGAACTGGTGCTGCGCCGTGGCGTGTTCCACGGCAGGCGCATCCGTTCCGGGCTCGATGCCGTCGCGGCGGTGGGCAGGCGGCTGAGCGGGCCGTGGCGCCTGGACATCCCGTCCTCGGGCAATCTC from Nocardia higoensis encodes the following:
- a CDS encoding type I polyketide synthase; the encoded protein is MQDDVTAVDPIAVVGMACRFPGQIDTPEALWHFVINGKHTSSKFPADRSMTELADIAAPEVVAAMAPMGGFIDEPGEFDPEFFGISPREAKAMDPQQRIVLELTWQALEDARIDPNTLHDSDTGVYVGAMGGDYAYLIPGQKDLDPGYVATGVSQSVLSGRISYALGLQGPTMSIDTACSSSLVAMHLAARALKAGECSLALAAGVSIMSTLTGFYALGQHGAISKEGRSKPYSADADGFCMSEGAAVLVLERLSDARRHGHQVFALLRGAAVNQDGATKGLTVPSTDAQRKVIEAALADAGLGYADVDVVEGHGTGTPVGDPIELEALLATYGSDRPDGQPLRLGSVKGNFGHTQAAAGLAGVIKMIEAMRHEAVPPSLGVSEPTGAVDWSTGAVEVVTETTPWPAGHRPRRAGVSSFGISGTNAHVIVEEPPRVNAPAAPAAPADGPRPAVVLWPISAKTPEALAAQATALAEHAGAHPEYRDADIGFALATTRATFDHRAVVLGGDREELLAGLAAVAAQQPVGPIRGQALAERGVVFVFPGQGGQYQGMARQLLAESAEFAASVAECDAAFAEFVDFSVADVLCEADGAPTLDRIDVLQPALFTTMVSLARLWRSLGIEPAGVIGHSQGEVAAAYVAGALSLRDAARVVALRSRALLELDGTGAMASINTSAGRVRELLADIPELEVAAVNSPSTTVVAGTRAGVDRVLEVCERDGLRARRIQVDVASHTGHMEAIAEQTREALAPITPRPSEILFFSTVTGDVLETENLGPDYWFANLRRTVNFDDGFQAAFQSGYNAFLEMSAHPVLTSAMHESLDQFGSFADSCLIAGSIEREDAGLRRFLASVSTAHVHGVSPDWRKIYDPACHQAVPLPTYPFQRQTYWLASVHNANGGKPSGLGLTDPGHPLLGAMAELPGADRFQFSTRLSVPTHGWICDHALHGNVLVPGAMLLELALHAGDKVASPRVEKLTMYTPVTLPAQGAVQVQLVIGEAKAGRRAIAIYSRQENEDAAAGENLWSLHADGVLTGPARAEDDDQHGLELWPPVGAEQALEPERAYETLAALGYHYGPIFQGMRAVWRRGEDIFAEVALPDSVADADKYGLHPALLDSAMQTVAAVASMMPTEPGAIRLPFAWERVELHAVGAKALRAKLTPAGPDRVRWVLGDSSGRTVAAGTLQVRSISMGTLAQRGLSGRQDSLFGVDWLSLPAQRTRYTARPGEWAVIGELPPGVPDTAGLTVYPDPDALYAAVADGTPAPKVVLAPRDTAGAWREAGTTESVREDLVRTLTRLQTWLADERFTETTLVLLSSGVQAADLAEPVADLAGAAVWGLVRSAQSEHQDRIVQLDHDDAGITLDQLATALGLEEPELVLRRGVFHGRRIRSGLDAVAAVGRRLSGPWRLDIPSSGNLDDVALAERTPVSDGPAPGSVRVELRAAGLSFPVALTGLDAVAGTPQRLVHEAAGVVRAVGAGVTAFAPGDEVFGLVDEIADTVDVTVRTGTGTDGAETGPGLLSHVPAGWSLAQAAAAPVAYLTALYALREIAAAQPGERVLVHSATGGVGTAAVHLAAHLGLEVYATASAGKQDVLRGMGFAEDHLADSRSAEFATRFAGRGIDIVLDLLPAEFTDASLGLLGGDGRFVDLARGAVRDPQQVRAGHGVGYHTFELGALDRATLAGLLADVAALAGSGVVPALPLTRFDIRQADAALRHLGEARHIGKVVLTWPAAFDPERTVLVTGGTGKIGGIIARHLVHAYGARHLLLTSRSGPAADGVDELVAELAEAGAQVRVEACDAADRDALAAVLARVPAEHRLGGVVHLAAALADATFDRITPDQVAAVLGAKADGAWHLHELTREADLSMFVLFSSAAGTFGAPGQANYAAANVFLDTLARRRYHEGLAATSMAWGWWAEDTSNTGSLDDKDRARLTRMGVTPIETTQALELFDAALATGRPYVVPVGMDLSLLRVASSVAELPPFFRALLHSRPRATGQTGDASQLAKRLAGLSPAEQHAVVVDLLKTPISMVLGYSSPDAVAPDREFTEMGIDSLSSIELGTHLRAMTGVKLANSVIFQYPTVNLLARHVLDQITPQDAELADPIVSEVEMLLERLAAIHEDGLIPEPLLERLTGSMGRLRGGEVAAVDGVRS